In the genome of Deltaproteobacteria bacterium, the window CGCGAAGGAATCCTAGAAATCCTCAAACAAAGCCCCGTCGCCGAAGCCAGGAAGGCCAACCCCGATCACTTCATCGATAATAGCGTGGTCAAAGAGCTCGACGACGCCGGCTTCTTTCGGCAGATCGGCATGAAATAAGAATTGGAGTACTGGAGTGGTGGAGTTTTGGAGTACTGGGGCCGCCCCGTCGATCCAAAAGCACCGAACGCGATCCGCAATGCTCGATTCTCAATCCTCGGCCCAACACTCCATTACTCCATTCCCCTCACCGCACCTTCATATTCCAACCGAAGATGCGCTCACTCGGCAGCGGCCGGTATTCGACGTTCTTCGCCATGCCGAAGAGCAACTGGTGGCGCCAGAGAAAATGCGCCGGCGCTTCTTCCGTAATGAGGCTCATCGCTTCGGCCAAAGCCTTCTTGCGCTTGACGGGATCGAAGGTTTGCCGTTCTTGCTTGAGCAGCTCATCGACTTTGGGATTGGAGTAACCGATGCGCGGCGAGCCGCCGGTTTCAAAATATTGCGCCAAGGCGGCGCTGGGATCGACCACGCCGCCCCGGCCCATGTAGTAGAACGGCACTTTCCCTACTTGCACATTTGCCCACAGAGTCGCCCACTCCGGAGTGGCGAGCTTGGCGCGAAATCCCCCGGCGTTGAGCATGGGAATCATCGCTTCGCTCAGCTGCTTATCCAGCGTGTAGCGCCCCACCGGAGTTTGCAATTCGACGTCGACGCCGTTTGGATAGCCGGCTTGCTTTAACAGTTCCTTGGCCTTTTCCGGATTGTAACTGTACTTCGGTTGCAGGCTGGCATCGTAGCCGTACTGCCCTTCGCCGATGGGCCCATCGAGGCGCGACGCTTCGCTGCGCAGAATCGTCTTGATGATCGTATCGCGGTCGATGGCGTAGGCCACCGCTTGGCGCACCAGTTTGTTATCCCAGGGTTTGATCTTCGGCATCATCGCTAAAAACATCAGTTCCGCGCTGTGAAACTTGACGATCTTGTGATTGGCGCTGCGCTCGACGCGCTCGCGCAGATGCGGCGGCACGAACTGGGCGATTTGGATCTCGTTATTCAATAGGGCCGTCACCCGTTGCTCCGGTTCGCGCATGATGCGAAAGACGATTTCATCGGGCGCCTGCGGATACTGCTTCCACATCGGATGGGACTTATCTTTGCCGATCACCAAGCGCTGTCCGGGAATCAGTTCGCGGAACTTGTACGGCCCGGCACCGAAGGGATACTGCTTGTCGGCGATCTCCGGTCCATGCTTATCGTAAAGATCTTTGCTGGTGACGATAATCCGGTCGAAGAGATAATCGAGCAGCGGCGCGGTGGGAATTTTCGTCGTGACCTGAACGGTGTAGTCGTTGAGCGCCTTCTCGCTCGCCACCGCCGAAATGTTTTGCACCTGCTTGCTCTGCGGGTCATTGCGCGTGCGGCCCATGGAGTGGACGATGTCGTGCGCCGTGACCGGCGTGCCGTTGTGAAACTTGAGCCCTTTGCGCACGTGGAACAGCCAGTTGTTGGGATCCTTGACCTCCCAGCGCTCCAGCACCAAGCCGACATGCTGACCCTTGTCGAAATCGTAGGTGCCGAGACAGCCCAGCACCTGGCACCACACGCTGTACATCAGCGACACGCTGTCGGCGTAGGGATTGAACGTATCCATGGTTTCCGTGACGCCGATGGATATGCGCGTCTCAGCCGCGCCGCTTGTGTTCGCCGACAACCCAAGCGCAACCGAAAACCCAAGCGCAATCACCAACAACCTAAGACTCCCCTGCTTCATAGATTCTCCTTTGTTACTTAATCTTGATGTTCCAGCCAAAAATCCGCTCGCTGGGGAGCGGCGCGTAATCGATGTTCTTGGTCATGCCGAAATAAAGCTGATGGCGCCACAGAAACGTCGCCGGCGCCTCTTCGTTAATCAAGCTCATCGCTTGGCCGAGGACTTTCTTACGCTTCTCGGGATCGAAAGTCTGGCGCTCCTGCGATAACAGCTCGTCTAGTTTCGGATTCGAATAGCCGATGCGCGGCGAGCCGCCGGTTTCGAAGTATTGCGACAGATAGGCGCTTGGATCGACAACGCTGCCGCGGCCCATGTAGTAGAACGGCACCTTGCCCACTTGGACGTTGGCCCAAAGCGTCGCCCACTCGGGCGTTACCAGCTTGGTCCGAATACCGACGGCCGTAAGCATCGGCACCATCGCTTCGTTGAGTTGCTTGTCGAAGGTGTAACGATTCACTGGCGTAAAAAGTTCGACATCGAGGCCGTTGGAAAAGCCAGCTTGCTTCACTAGCTCTCGGGCTTTTTCCGGATTGTAAATATGGCGCGGCTGAAGGTTGGGATCGTAGCCATACATGCCGCTGGCGACCGGGCCCTCCAGACGGTCGGCTTCGCCGCGCAGGATTGTTTTCACGATCATTTCACGGTCGATGGCGTGCGCCACCGCTTGGCGCAAGAGCTTGTTGTCCCAGGGCTTAAACTTCGGCATCATCGCCAGAAACATCACCTCGGCGCTGTTGAATTTGACGATCTTATGTTTGACGCTGCGCTCAACCCGCTCGCGCATATGAGAGGGCACGAACATGGCGATCTGAATTTCGTTATTGAGTAGCGCCGTCACTCGCTGCTCCGCCTCGCGCATGATGCGAAAGACGATTTCATCGGGCGCTTGCTTGTGCTGCTTCCACATCGGATGGCGCGGATCTTTGCCGATCACCAGCCGTTGGCCGGGAATCAATTCTCGGAACTTATACGGCCCGGCGCCGATGGGATACTGGCGGTCGGCCACATCCGGACCATACTTGTCGTAGACCGCTTTGCTGGTGATGATGATCCGGTCGAAGAGATAATCGAGCAGCGGCGCGGTGGCCTCCTTGGTGACCACTTTGACGGTGTAGGTGTCGACCACACTCTCGCTCGCCACCGGGGCGATCAATTGGCGCTGTTTACTGTACGGATCGTCGCGCGTGCGCCGCAGCGAGTGGACGACGTCTTCGGCAGTGACCGGCGAGCCGTCGTGGAAGCGATTCTCTTTCTTTAGATAAAAATACCACGTCTTCGGGTCTTTGGTCTCCCAGCGTTCGACGAGCAGGCCAACGTGTTTCCACTGCTCGAAATCATAAGTGCCCAGGCAGCCCAGAACCTGGCACCACACACTGTACATCAGCGACACGCTCTCCCCATAAGGATTGAACGTCTCCATGGTTTCGGTGACGCCCACGGAGACGCGGGTCTCAGCGGCCGTCGTCTTGGCAACCCCGGCTAACGCCAAAATCACGGCGCACACGGAAATAAATCTATTCGTATAAAATTTCATAGACCCTCCGTCCAACCTGGTTACGATTCTATCCTGACAAACTCTAATTTTTCTCCTCCGCGGTTCTCCCCACTGTCAATGTGAATCGCCACGCCATTCATCGACCGGCGACTTATTTATACAACTGCCGGTAAAATCCCTGTGCCTCGAGTTCTTTGACAAAGCGGTCGTCGTAGAAACTTTCCGGCTTGGCGTCCTTCGCTTTTGGATTGCGTGGCGCCGCCTGATTCAAGATTTCGACGACACCTTCGCGCGTGTTGTAAGGAATCTTTTCAACATAGTCCACCGCGTACTGGTACACGGCGTCGACCACCTTGGCATCCGTCGTCCTGGTAAAACGGCGAATCGCTTTCTTAGCGAGCTCCGGTTCGTTGAAAAGTTTCGCCACACCTTCAGAGTAGCTTTTCATGAACCGGCGCAGTAAATCTTCATTGGCATTGATGTACGAACGCCGCGCCATCCACGCGTCGTGGGGAAAGTAAATTCCCGCTTTGCCCATGTTCATCAACTCCCGCGCGCCGGCCTCCTGGGCTTTTAAATTGATCGGACTGGAAAACGCGGCTGCGACAATCGCCTTGGTTTTGAGCATAGTGGCCGCCGCAAACAAATCGCCCGCTTGAATCATGGTCACGTCGCGCTCCGGGTTGAGGCCGGCTTTGCGCAAGAGATAGCGCATGGTGAAATCGCTGGAAGAGCCGAAGCGAGTCACGCCGACGGCTTTCCCACGCATATCTTCCACCGATTTAATCTCCGGCAGCGCCATGATGTAAAACGCCGGCACCTTGGCCAATGCGCCGATCATCACGATGTCGGAGCCCGCCAAGTTCGCGTCCACCGCCGCGTTGCCCGCCGCGCCCGCCAGCGGCAGATCGCCGCCGAGCATCGCCTGAACCATCTTGGAACCGGAGGTGATCAAGATCAGATGGGGCTGGATGTTGTACTTTTCAAAGATGCCGGCCTCCTCGGCAATCCACAGCCCCGCCTTGATCCCGGTAATCGCCGTATAGCCGATCGCCAGATTATCTTTCGTTGCGGCCGTCGCCGTCACACTGCCACTCACGACAATCGCCAGTAAAGTTAAAAACATCCTTCTAACCATGTAAAACTCCTCTTTACGAAAAACCCGTGCTCGGCCGGTCAATTTCTATTTTGCAGGCTAAGTGAAAAGTCGCCTTTGCAAATCGAGACAAAGCTGAGTCGCTTTCGCCGGCCGATCTCCTCGACTAGCCGAATCAACGGCAGGCGCGCATCGAGATATTCTTTTCTCGGCGGCGCGGTTTTCAAAGCATCGACAAACTCCGGCCCGGCATAGTAGCGCAAAAGCAGTTCTTCGTCGGACAAGTGCGCGCCGCCGTACTGCCGGCGCACTTCGTCCAGCGTCGGCTCGGCGTGCTCCATGTTGGCGATCTCGCGCGCACGGGTTCGGTCGAGAATTTTCGCTTTGACGGCCGGGTCCATGTTGTCGCTGCCTTCCCTGCCCCACATCCCCAG includes:
- a CDS encoding peptide ABC transporter substrate-binding protein, which produces MKQGSLRLLVIALGFSVALGLSANTSGAAETRISIGVTETMDTFNPYADSVSLMYSVWCQVLGCLGTYDFDKGQHVGLVLERWEVKDPNNWLFHVRKGLKFHNGTPVTAHDIVHSMGRTRNDPQSKQVQNISAVASEKALNDYTVQVTTKIPTAPLLDYLFDRIIVTSKDLYDKHGPEIADKQYPFGAGPYKFRELIPGQRLVIGKDKSHPMWKQYPQAPDEIVFRIMREPEQRVTALLNNEIQIAQFVPPHLRERVERSANHKIVKFHSAELMFLAMMPKIKPWDNKLVRQAVAYAIDRDTIIKTILRSEASRLDGPIGEGQYGYDASLQPKYSYNPEKAKELLKQAGYPNGVDVELQTPVGRYTLDKQLSEAMIPMLNAGGFRAKLATPEWATLWANVQVGKVPFYYMGRGGVVDPSAALAQYFETGGSPRIGYSNPKVDELLKQERQTFDPVKRKKALAEAMSLITEEAPAHFLWRHQLLFGMAKNVEYRPLPSERIFGWNMKVR
- a CDS encoding ABC transporter substrate-binding protein; translation: MVRRMFLTLLAIVVSGSVTATAATKDNLAIGYTAITGIKAGLWIAEEAGIFEKYNIQPHLILITSGSKMVQAMLGGDLPLAGAAGNAAVDANLAGSDIVMIGALAKVPAFYIMALPEIKSVEDMRGKAVGVTRFGSSSDFTMRYLLRKAGLNPERDVTMIQAGDLFAAATMLKTKAIVAAAFSSPINLKAQEAGARELMNMGKAGIYFPHDAWMARRSYINANEDLLRRFMKSYSEGVAKLFNEPELAKKAIRRFTRTTDAKVVDAVYQYAVDYVEKIPYNTREGVVEILNQAAPRNPKAKDAKPESFYDDRFVKELEAQGFYRQLYK
- a CDS encoding peptide ABC transporter substrate-binding protein, whose product is MKFYTNRFISVCAVILALAGVAKTTAAETRVSVGVTETMETFNPYGESVSLMYSVWCQVLGCLGTYDFEQWKHVGLLVERWETKDPKTWYFYLKKENRFHDGSPVTAEDVVHSLRRTRDDPYSKQRQLIAPVASESVVDTYTVKVVTKEATAPLLDYLFDRIIITSKAVYDKYGPDVADRQYPIGAGPYKFRELIPGQRLVIGKDPRHPMWKQHKQAPDEIVFRIMREAEQRVTALLNNEIQIAMFVPSHMRERVERSVKHKIVKFNSAEVMFLAMMPKFKPWDNKLLRQAVAHAIDREMIVKTILRGEADRLEGPVASGMYGYDPNLQPRHIYNPEKARELVKQAGFSNGLDVELFTPVNRYTFDKQLNEAMVPMLTAVGIRTKLVTPEWATLWANVQVGKVPFYYMGRGSVVDPSAYLSQYFETGGSPRIGYSNPKLDELLSQERQTFDPEKRKKVLGQAMSLINEEAPATFLWRHQLYFGMTKNIDYAPLPSERIFGWNIKIK